One Chryseobacterium sp. StRB126 genomic region harbors:
- a CDS encoding GNAT family N-acetyltransferase gives MKPEFENIPLVKTEKRFQIEFNGHYAFIDYRETTHQIALIHTEADPELGGTGAASAVVEKTLHYIEESGKKLLPFCPYVFAFIKKHSEWKRIVDEKFDGYDKL, from the coding sequence ATGAAACCTGAATTTGAAAACATACCTCTTGTAAAAACCGAAAAAAGATTTCAAATAGAATTTAATGGGCATTATGCCTTCATTGATTATCGCGAAACTACTCACCAGATTGCATTAATACACACTGAAGCAGATCCGGAACTTGGAGGAACAGGAGCTGCATCTGCTGTTGTGGAAAAAACATTACACTATATTGAAGAAAGCGGTAAAAAACTTCTCCCTTTTTGTCCATACGTTTTTGCCTTTATCAAAAAGCATTCGGAGTGGAAACGTATTGTAGATGAAAAGTTTGATGGATACGATAAACTGTAA
- a CDS encoding pirin family protein — protein sequence MATKKVEMVVSPRPAHFVGDGFRVHNFIPGVQGLDMKRMDPFIMLDYNSKFHFNGSDRPRGVGVHPHRGFETVTIAYSGKVEHHDSAGGGGVIGEGDVQWMTAAKGVLHKEYHETEWAKEGGIFQMVQLWVNLPAKDKMSNPKYQAIENSKMEKVDLGDNGHVEVIAGEFNGHKGPAFTFTPVHMMNAKLKAGGKAEFNFPAHFNTAALVIEGNITINGEEHGKADHLVLFKNEGESFTIEAKEDSIVLIISGEPINEPIFPHGPFVMNTREEIMQAFEDFNTGKFGYLED from the coding sequence ATGGCAACTAAAAAAGTAGAAATGGTAGTATCTCCAAGACCTGCCCACTTTGTAGGTGACGGTTTTAGAGTTCATAATTTTATTCCTGGTGTACAGGGATTAGATATGAAGAGAATGGATCCGTTCATTATGCTTGATTATAATTCAAAATTTCATTTCAATGGTTCTGACAGACCAAGAGGTGTAGGTGTTCATCCACACAGAGGTTTTGAAACAGTAACCATAGCCTATAGCGGTAAAGTAGAGCATCATGACAGTGCAGGCGGCGGCGGTGTCATCGGAGAAGGTGATGTACAGTGGATGACGGCTGCCAAGGGAGTTCTTCACAAAGAATATCATGAAACGGAATGGGCTAAAGAAGGCGGAATCTTTCAAATGGTTCAGCTTTGGGTAAATCTTCCCGCAAAAGATAAGATGAGTAATCCTAAATACCAGGCGATTGAAAATTCCAAGATGGAAAAAGTTGACCTTGGTGACAATGGGCATGTAGAAGTCATTGCCGGAGAATTTAATGGACACAAAGGCCCTGCTTTTACCTTCACTCCTGTTCATATGATGAACGCAAAGCTTAAAGCCGGTGGTAAGGCAGAATTTAATTTTCCTGCTCACTTTAATACTGCTGCTTTGGTGATTGAAGGAAATATTACCATCAATGGAGAAGAACATGGTAAAGCAGATCATCTGGTTCTATTTAAAAATGAAGGTGAGTCTTTCACTATTGAAGCAAAAGAAGATTCAATTGTTTTAATCATCAGCGGAGAGCCAATCAATGAACCGATCTTTCCTCATGGCCCTTTCGTGATGAATACAAGAGAGGAAATTATGCAGGCTTTTGAGGATTTTAATACCGGAAAATTCGGGTACCTTGAAGATTAA
- a CDS encoding MFS transporter, which yields MTETNPQQTSIKKILPLILATAIFMQMLDSTILNTSLPSIAKDLHESPLNMQNAIISYVLTLAVFMPASGFLADRFGTKKIFIFSLILFSLGSLFCSLSQNLTHLVISRVIQGVGGSLMTPVGKLALIKTFDKSELLKAMNFAIIPALIGPVLGPLVGGYMVDYLSWHWIFLINIPIGFLGIILGLKFMPDYKSDDVDFDLKGFFIFAAASLLLSISLELFGDMQNITPVLIVFILGFLFLYYYYKHAKKGGHPIFPLNLFQVRTFRVGIVGNLATRLGISSIPLLLPLMIQIAYKQSAVTSGWIIAPMALTAIFGKSSVIKILDKYGYRQTLMINTFIIGTLICMLAIPDIHTSLYWFVPIIAVLGFFNSIQFTSMNTISIADLRNFQTSSGNSLISVNQQLAIGFGIAFGLIVLKLYEGSDLIQGETHNAFRYTFLTVGILTILSGFVFRRLHISDGKNMKSKDE from the coding sequence ATGACAGAAACAAACCCTCAACAGACATCCATAAAGAAAATTCTTCCTCTGATTCTGGCTACTGCTATTTTTATGCAAATGCTGGATTCAACCATTCTGAATACTTCTCTTCCATCTATCGCCAAGGATCTTCACGAGTCTCCGCTGAATATGCAGAACGCCATTATCAGTTATGTATTGACATTGGCCGTTTTTATGCCGGCAAGTGGATTTTTAGCAGACCGGTTTGGAACTAAGAAAATATTTATTTTTTCTTTGATATTATTCAGTTTAGGTTCTTTATTCTGTTCATTATCCCAAAACCTTACCCATCTTGTTATTTCAAGAGTCATCCAGGGAGTTGGAGGAAGTTTGATGACACCGGTCGGAAAACTGGCACTCATTAAAACCTTTGATAAGAGTGAATTACTGAAAGCCATGAACTTTGCAATTATCCCTGCACTTATCGGTCCTGTTCTTGGGCCATTGGTAGGTGGTTATATGGTGGATTATCTGTCATGGCATTGGATATTTCTCATCAATATTCCTATTGGTTTTTTAGGAATTATCTTAGGATTAAAATTTATGCCCGATTATAAATCTGATGATGTAGATTTTGATTTAAAAGGTTTCTTCATTTTCGCTGCAGCCTCTCTCCTGCTCTCCATTTCACTGGAGCTGTTTGGAGATATGCAGAATATCACCCCGGTTCTCATTGTATTTATCCTTGGGTTCCTGTTTCTTTATTATTATTATAAACATGCCAAAAAAGGAGGTCATCCTATTTTTCCATTAAACCTCTTTCAGGTAAGAACTTTTCGTGTGGGTATTGTGGGAAATCTAGCAACAAGATTAGGAATCAGTTCTATTCCTTTGCTTCTTCCACTGATGATTCAGATTGCTTATAAACAGTCTGCCGTAACTTCGGGATGGATTATTGCTCCGATGGCTCTGACTGCTATATTCGGAAAATCATCTGTTATCAAAATTCTGGATAAATATGGATATCGACAAACATTAATGATCAATACTTTTATCATCGGAACCTTGATCTGTATGCTGGCTATTCCTGATATCCATACTTCATTATATTGGTTTGTTCCTATTATTGCAGTACTTGGATTTTTCAACTCTATCCAGTTTACTTCCATGAACACAATTTCTATTGCGGATCTCCGAAATTTCCAGACCAGCAGCGGTAATTCTTTAATATCAGTTAATCAGCAGCTCGCCATAGGCTTTGGAATTGCTTTCGGGCTGATCGTTTTAAAATTATATGAAGGTTCAGACCTCATCCAGGGTGAAACCCACAACGCCTTCCGATATACTTTTCTCACAGTGGGAATATTAACGATCTTATCAGGATTCGTGTTTAGAAGACTCCATATTTCGGATGGAAAGAATATGAAATCGAAAGATGAATAA
- the asnB gene encoding asparagine synthase B, translating to MCGIVCLFDAKQKTEILRPQVLEMSKKIRHRGPDWSGVFQNEKVVFSHERLAIVDPTSGKQPLFTKDGKVVLAVNGEIYNHRELKEEFPDYEFQTQSDCEVILALYRKYGKDFVEKLNGIFAFALYDTENEVYLIARDHMGICPLYQGWDKNGNYYVASELKALEGVCKTIETFLPGHLVYSKDGSELQQWYTREWESFDHVKENETDISKLRKGLEDAVHRQLMSDVPYGVLLSGGLDSSVISAITAKFARQRIESGDTQEAWYPRLHSFAVGLVGSPDLAAAQKAAEHIGSVHHEVNFTVQEGLDAVRDVIYHLETYDVTTIRASTPMYLLARVIKSMGIKMVLSGEGSDELFGGYLYFHKAPNAKEFHDETVRKLGKLHLYDCLRANKALMSWGIEGRVPFLDKEFMDIAMMLNPKDKMINVPEGKIEKWVLRKAFEDLLPASIAWRQKEQFSDGVGYSWIDTLKEVAEKEVTDEMMANARFRFPLNTPQNKEEYRYRTIFEEHFPSETAAATVPSVPSVACSTPIALEWDEAFKKMNDPSGRAVKVHETSY from the coding sequence ATGTGTGGAATTGTATGTTTATTCGATGCCAAGCAAAAAACTGAGATATTAAGGCCTCAGGTTTTAGAAATGTCAAAAAAGATCCGTCACAGAGGACCGGATTGGAGTGGAGTCTTTCAGAATGAAAAAGTAGTTTTCTCCCATGAGAGACTTGCCATTGTAGATCCAACATCCGGAAAACAACCTTTATTTACTAAAGACGGAAAAGTAGTATTAGCCGTAAACGGTGAAATCTACAACCATAGAGAATTAAAAGAAGAATTTCCTGATTATGAGTTTCAGACTCAATCTGATTGTGAGGTTATTCTGGCACTTTATAGAAAATATGGAAAAGATTTTGTTGAAAAACTAAATGGAATTTTCGCATTTGCATTATACGATACTGAAAATGAAGTGTACCTGATTGCCCGTGACCACATGGGAATCTGTCCACTTTATCAAGGCTGGGATAAGAACGGAAACTATTATGTAGCTTCTGAATTAAAAGCTCTGGAAGGTGTATGCAAAACTATTGAAACCTTCTTACCCGGACATTTGGTATACAGCAAGGACGGAAGTGAGCTTCAGCAGTGGTACACCAGAGAATGGGAAAGTTTTGACCACGTAAAAGAGAACGAAACGGATATTTCCAAATTGAGAAAAGGCCTTGAAGACGCAGTTCACAGACAACTAATGAGTGATGTACCTTACGGAGTATTGCTTTCCGGTGGATTAGATTCTTCTGTTATTTCAGCAATAACCGCAAAATTTGCCAGACAAAGAATTGAAAGTGGTGATACTCAGGAAGCATGGTATCCAAGATTACACAGTTTTGCTGTAGGTCTTGTAGGATCTCCTGATTTAGCTGCGGCACAAAAAGCAGCGGAACATATCGGATCTGTACACCATGAGGTTAATTTTACGGTTCAGGAAGGATTGGATGCTGTACGTGACGTAATTTATCATCTGGAAACTTATGATGTAACAACCATCAGAGCTTCCACCCCGATGTATCTTTTAGCAAGAGTAATCAAATCAATGGGTATTAAAATGGTATTATCCGGAGAAGGTTCTGATGAATTATTCGGTGGATATTTGTATTTCCATAAAGCTCCTAACGCTAAAGAATTCCATGATGAAACAGTAAGAAAACTTGGAAAGCTTCACCTATACGACTGTCTGAGAGCTAACAAAGCTTTAATGAGCTGGGGAATAGAAGGAAGGGTTCCTTTTCTAGACAAAGAATTTATGGATATTGCCATGATGCTTAACCCAAAAGATAAAATGATTAATGTACCTGAAGGAAAAATTGAAAAATGGGTATTAAGAAAAGCATTTGAAGATCTCCTTCCTGCCTCTATTGCATGGAGACAAAAAGAACAGTTTTCAGACGGTGTAGGATATTCATGGATTGATACTCTAAAAGAAGTTGCTGAGAAAGAGGTTACAGATGAGATGATGGCTAACGCAAGATTCAGATTCCCGTTAAACACTCCTCAAAACAAAGAAGAATACAGATACAGAACTATTTTTGAAGAGCACTTCCCAAGTGAAACAGCAGCAGCCACGGTTCCTTCAGTTCCGTCTGTAGCATGCTCCACTCCTATCGCATTGGAATGGGATGAGGCTTTCAAAAAAATGAACGACCCAAGCGGAAGAGCAGTGAAAGTGCATGAAACATCGTATTAA
- a CDS encoding RsmB/NOP family class I SAM-dependent RNA methyltransferase encodes MELIHRNLAIGIHDALQETFFEKNKYADKVIERLLKANRKWGSQDRAVVSEIFYNIIRWKKRLEYYMGEGVKPNNIYKLIIAYLLWSKTNYKKFEEFDGIKIADILTKLKKNTVPTKAIEYSIPDWLAETLEKELGAKWEREMLALNEQAPTVLRANSLKTTTKELISDLSDEGVVSFPIKNYPDAVQLEEKKNVFLTTAFKEGLFEVQDASSQKIGYFLDVKEGQRVVDACAGAGGKTLHLAALMQNKGQIVALDIFEWKLAELKRRAKRAGAHNIETRMISDNKVIKRLHDKVDRLLIDAPCSGLGVLKRNPDSKWKIDQDFIDRIKKEQQQILQDYSKMLKKGGKMVYATCSILPSENNLQVDEFIKNNPGFKMIKDEKVMPSEGYDGFYMALIERVS; translated from the coding sequence ATGGAACTTATTCACAGAAACTTGGCAATCGGAATTCACGATGCCTTACAGGAAACATTTTTTGAAAAAAACAAATATGCCGATAAAGTTATTGAAAGACTTTTAAAGGCAAACAGAAAATGGGGAAGCCAGGACAGAGCTGTTGTTTCTGAGATTTTCTACAATATTATCCGTTGGAAAAAACGCCTTGAATATTATATGGGCGAAGGAGTAAAACCCAACAATATTTATAAACTTATCATTGCTTATCTTCTTTGGAGCAAGACCAACTATAAAAAGTTTGAAGAGTTTGACGGAATCAAAATTGCAGACATTCTTACCAAACTTAAAAAGAATACAGTTCCTACCAAAGCCATAGAATATTCTATCCCGGACTGGTTGGCGGAAACGTTGGAAAAAGAATTGGGTGCTAAATGGGAAAGAGAAATGCTTGCTTTGAATGAGCAGGCCCCTACTGTTTTAAGAGCAAACTCATTAAAAACAACGACAAAGGAACTTATTTCTGACCTTTCAGACGAAGGTGTTGTATCCTTTCCTATCAAAAACTATCCTGATGCGGTACAGTTGGAAGAGAAAAAGAATGTTTTCCTTACTACAGCTTTTAAAGAAGGATTGTTTGAAGTTCAGGATGCTTCTTCTCAGAAGATCGGATATTTCCTTGACGTAAAAGAAGGGCAAAGAGTTGTGGATGCATGTGCTGGTGCAGGAGGAAAAACACTTCACCTGGCAGCATTAATGCAAAACAAAGGTCAAATTGTAGCTTTGGATATTTTCGAGTGGAAATTGGCTGAATTGAAGCGCCGTGCTAAAAGAGCCGGAGCCCACAATATTGAAACCCGTATGATCTCTGACAACAAGGTTATCAAGCGTCTTCATGATAAAGTAGACAGACTATTAATTGATGCACCATGTTCAGGTCTTGGAGTTTTGAAAAGAAACCCGGACAGTAAGTGGAAAATCGACCAGGACTTTATTGACAGAATCAAAAAAGAACAACAGCAGATTCTTCAGGATTATTCCAAGATGCTTAAAAAAGGTGGAAAGATGGTATATGCAACATGTTCTATCTTACCTTCTGAAAACAACCTTCAGGTAGATGAATTCATTAAAAACAACCCTGGATTTAAAATGATTAAGGATGAGAAGGTAATGCCAAGCGAAGGATACGATGGATTCTATATGGCATTGATTGAGAGAGTTTCTTAA
- a CDS encoding zinc ribbon domain-containing protein YjdM, translating to MSDTVLCPKCSSEFTYPNDNMMVCSQCFYEWNPEEAASEAANEGKILDSNGNELQDGDSVVVVKDLPVKGAPKPVKAGTKVKNIRLRPGSDHNIDCKIDGFGAMALKSEFVKKA from the coding sequence ATGAGTGATACAGTACTTTGTCCAAAATGTAGCTCCGAGTTTACATACCCGAACGATAACATGATGGTATGTTCTCAGTGTTTCTACGAGTGGAATCCTGAAGAAGCGGCTTCAGAAGCAGCAAACGAGGGGAAAATATTGGACTCTAACGGAAATGAACTTCAGGATGGTGATTCTGTAGTGGTAGTAAAAGATCTTCCTGTAAAAGGAGCACCAAAACCGGTAAAAGCTGGTACTAAAGTAAAAAATATCCGTCTAAGACCGGGAAGCGATCACAATATCGATTGTAAGATTGATGGTTTCGGAGCAATGGCTTTAAAGTCGGAATTTGTGAAGAAAGCATAA
- a CDS encoding sulfate/molybdate ABC transporter ATP-binding protein, which produces MLLEINNLFFSHTKEKPLFQNLNLRFEANKIIALAGESGCGKSTLLSLVYGLLDWESGEIIFDGTQLLGPKGNLVPGEAEMKFVAQSFDLMPYATVAENVGKFISNINLTKKRETVIELLEVVGLQEFADVLPKYLSGGQQQRVAIARALSVMPKLLILDEPFSNLDFPRKIELRERLFRYVKEHQISLVISTHELQDIMPWLDQIVILQNGRLIQNENPEETYKNPYNSYVAKLFGEVNIFNEAETADFQLSKFFYYPKGIKVAENGIEAEVLESRFAGNHYWNKIKVKNKELVMYTDDKLQGSVSISFI; this is translated from the coding sequence ATGCTTTTAGAAATAAACAATTTATTCTTCTCTCACACCAAAGAAAAACCGTTGTTTCAAAACCTTAATTTAAGATTTGAGGCCAATAAAATCATTGCCCTGGCAGGAGAAAGTGGATGCGGAAAATCTACCCTTTTAAGCCTTGTATATGGACTGCTTGATTGGGAAAGTGGGGAGATTATTTTTGATGGAACCCAACTCTTGGGTCCCAAAGGAAACCTGGTTCCCGGAGAAGCTGAAATGAAGTTTGTAGCACAGAGTTTCGACCTGATGCCTTATGCTACCGTTGCTGAAAATGTAGGTAAATTTATTTCGAATATCAATTTAACAAAAAAAAGAGAAACCGTCATAGAGCTTCTTGAAGTAGTAGGTCTTCAGGAGTTTGCTGATGTACTTCCTAAGTATTTAAGTGGCGGACAGCAGCAAAGAGTAGCCATCGCAAGAGCGCTTTCTGTGATGCCTAAACTACTTATTCTTGATGAACCCTTCAGTAACCTTGATTTTCCAAGAAAGATTGAGCTTAGAGAAAGACTTTTCCGATATGTGAAGGAACATCAGATCTCTCTGGTTATTTCTACTCACGAACTTCAGGATATCATGCCATGGCTGGATCAGATTGTTATTCTTCAGAATGGAAGACTTATTCAGAATGAGAATCCGGAAGAAACCTACAAAAATCCATACAATTCCTATGTTGCCAAATTATTTGGTGAAGTGAATATCTTTAATGAAGCTGAAACGGCAGACTTCCAGCTTTCAAAATTTTTCTATTATCCAAAAGGAATAAAAGTGGCTGAAAATGGTATCGAAGCCGAAGTGTTAGAAAGCAGATTTGCAGGGAATCATTATTGGAATAAAATTAAAGTGAAGAATAAAGAATTGGTAATGTATACTGATGATAAACTACAAGGTTCTGTCAGTATTTCATTTATTTAA
- a CDS encoding YceI family protein produces the protein MRKKLFSLAIPALFVAAVMVSCKKDKPLTSDSNEVTTTKDGNQYTLDTLNSKVEWKGYKVFKSENTSHFGTIKFESGDVTVKDGKLESGKFVADMNSLTSVDLKDSPEDMGKLNGHLKSGDFFEVEKFPTASYEITKVTPATEGDYNTLLDGNLTIKGITKPVQFKANVSVKNGEVSVATEPKDIKREEFGVKFQAPAENGVIKDEVTLQINVKALEKK, from the coding sequence ATGAGAAAAAAACTGTTTTCGTTAGCTATTCCTGCTTTATTCGTTGCTGCTGTAATGGTTTCTTGTAAAAAAGACAAACCGCTTACGAGTGACAGTAATGAGGTGACAACAACCAAGGATGGTAACCAGTACACTTTGGATACGCTAAACAGTAAGGTTGAATGGAAAGGATATAAAGTATTTAAATCTGAGAATACAAGCCACTTCGGAACTATTAAGTTTGAAAGTGGAGATGTAACGGTAAAGGACGGAAAACTTGAAAGCGGTAAATTTGTTGCTGATATGAATTCCCTGACCTCTGTAGACTTGAAAGATAGTCCGGAAGATATGGGGAAATTAAACGGTCACCTTAAAAGTGGCGATTTTTTTGAAGTAGAAAAATTCCCAACAGCTTCTTATGAAATCACAAAGGTTACTCCTGCTACAGAAGGTGATTATAATACTCTTTTGGATGGTAATTTAACGATTAAAGGAATTACAAAACCAGTTCAGTTTAAAGCTAATGTTTCTGTGAAAAACGGGGAAGTAAGTGTTGCTACTGAGCCTAAAGATATCAAAAGAGAAGAGTTTGGCGTGAAGTTCCAGGCTCCAGCTGAAAACGGGGTGATTAAAGATGAGGTAACTCTTCAAATCAACGTTAAAGCTTTAGAAAAGAAATAA
- the pheS gene encoding phenylalanine--tRNA ligase subunit alpha, whose protein sequence is MIEKIEELLIEVNGFNATSKEEIENFRIKYNGKKGVLNDFFEKFKEVPNDQKKEFGQKINTLKQAVAVKLEDLKSASASSVVVEKEDLTRPAFPLELGSRHPINLVKNRIIEIFKSIGFAVADGPEIEDDWHNFTALNLPEYHPARDMQDTFFIEQNPDILLRTHTSSVQTRFMEENQPPIRILSPGRVFRNEAISSRSHCIFHQIEGLYIDENVSFADLKQTIQFFTTELFGKSKIRMRPSYFPFTEPSAEIDVYWGLNSETDYRITKGTGWLEIMGCGMVDPAVLKNVNIDSEKYSGYAFGMGIERITMLLYQMSDIRMFFENDIRTLEQFKTL, encoded by the coding sequence ATGATAGAAAAGATAGAAGAACTACTGATCGAAGTAAACGGCTTTAATGCTACCTCTAAGGAAGAGATAGAGAACTTCCGTATTAAGTACAACGGTAAAAAAGGAGTTCTGAATGATTTTTTTGAAAAATTTAAAGAAGTTCCTAACGACCAGAAGAAAGAATTCGGACAAAAGATCAACACTTTGAAGCAAGCAGTTGCTGTAAAATTAGAAGACTTAAAGAGTGCTTCTGCATCCTCTGTTGTAGTAGAAAAAGAAGATCTTACAAGACCTGCCTTTCCATTGGAATTGGGGTCAAGACATCCGATCAACCTGGTTAAAAACAGAATTATTGAAATTTTTAAATCGATTGGATTTGCTGTAGCAGATGGTCCTGAGATTGAAGATGACTGGCATAACTTCACCGCATTGAATCTTCCGGAATATCACCCGGCAAGAGATATGCAGGATACGTTCTTCATTGAGCAGAATCCGGATATACTTTTGAGAACGCATACTTCTTCTGTACAAACCCGCTTTATGGAAGAAAATCAGCCGCCAATCAGAATTTTATCTCCGGGAAGAGTGTTCAGAAATGAAGCAATTTCTTCACGTTCACACTGTATCTTCCACCAGATTGAAGGATTATATATTGATGAAAATGTAAGCTTTGCAGATTTAAAGCAAACCATCCAGTTCTTTACCACTGAACTTTTCGGAAAATCTAAGATCAGAATGAGACCTTCTTATTTCCCATTCACAGAGCCAAGTGCTGAGATTGATGTATATTGGGGATTAAACTCTGAAACAGACTACAGAATTACAAAAGGAACCGGTTGGTTAGAAATCATGGGTTGTGGTATGGTAGATCCTGCCGTATTAAAGAATGTAAATATTGATTCTGAGAAATATTCAGGATATGCATTCGGAATGGGGATTGAAAGAATTACAATGCTTCTTTACCAAATGAGCGACATCAGAATGTTCTTTGAAAATGATATAAGAACCTTGGAGCAATTCAAGACTCTATAA
- a CDS encoding DUF3108 domain-containing protein, which yields MKKILNLFAVFIFFLGSAQIDNIADGESITLRIHYGFLNAGTANLTTKKTTYKGAPHLYVKGTGETTGAVKAFFKVEDLYESFIDSASGLPSYYVRNVREGGYRQHFETAFNHDNNTLILTDKKTPANGSKIIKSVKGVQDMLSCFYYLRSKSPDELKVGTVINMNVWIDDEMFPFQLRVTGTENLKTKFGTINCLKIIPSVKSGRVFKEKEGVTMWVSNDANHLPMLLKAELAVGSLKASIDDYKNVKYPLKFTK from the coding sequence ATGAAGAAAATTTTAAACCTTTTTGCAGTATTTATATTCTTTTTAGGGTCTGCCCAGATTGATAACATTGCAGATGGGGAATCCATCACGCTTAGAATCCATTATGGCTTCTTAAATGCAGGAACAGCCAACCTTACTACTAAAAAGACCACCTATAAGGGTGCTCCTCATCTGTATGTAAAAGGTACCGGAGAAACTACAGGTGCTGTAAAGGCTTTCTTCAAAGTAGAAGACCTCTATGAAAGTTTTATTGATAGCGCAAGCGGATTGCCAAGCTACTATGTCCGAAATGTTCGTGAAGGAGGTTACCGTCAACATTTTGAAACAGCCTTCAATCACGATAACAATACTTTAATTTTAACTGATAAGAAAACACCTGCCAATGGGTCAAAGATAATCAAGTCTGTGAAGGGTGTTCAGGATATGCTTTCATGTTTTTATTATTTAAGAAGCAAAAGTCCGGATGAATTAAAAGTAGGAACGGTAATCAATATGAATGTATGGATTGATGATGAGATGTTCCCTTTCCAGCTTAGAGTGACAGGAACTGAGAACTTAAAAACAAAATTTGGTACCATCAATTGTTTAAAAATTATTCCGTCTGTAAAAAGCGGAAGAGTATTTAAGGAAAAAGAAGGGGTAACCATGTGGGTTTCGAATGATGCCAACCACTTACCAATGCTCTTGAAAGCAGAATTAGCAGTAGGGTCGCTTAAAGCAAGTATTGATGATTACAAAAACGTAAAATATCCTTTAAAGTTTACCAAGTAA
- a CDS encoding NAD(P)/FAD-dependent oxidoreductase yields the protein MITTDILIIGAGPTGLFAVFEAGLLKMKCHIIDALPQPGGQLAELYPKKPIFDIPGYPSVNAGELVDNLMEQIKQFQPGFTLGETAVSYKKVDEEWFEVVTNKGTVHRCKAIAIAGGLGTFEPRKPTFENVADYEEKGLEYFVKEPEHFRNKKVVIAGGGDSALDWSIFLSNVASEVTLIHRRNEFRGALDSVEKVQDLKNEGKIKLITPAEVTGIRGDGKVEAITVQKDGEDAFEIETDYFIPLFGLTPKLGEIGNWGLNIEKNAIVVNNALDYQTNIDGIYAIGDINTYPGKLKLILCGFHEATLMCQSVYNRLNPGKKFVLKYTTVSGVDGFDGSRKEAEKAVVKKID from the coding sequence ATGATAACCACTGATATATTGATCATAGGGGCGGGGCCTACAGGACTTTTTGCAGTTTTTGAAGCGGGTCTTTTAAAAATGAAGTGCCACATTATTGATGCACTTCCACAACCGGGAGGGCAATTGGCTGAACTTTATCCTAAGAAACCTATTTTTGATATTCCTGGGTATCCTTCAGTGAATGCTGGAGAATTAGTGGATAATTTGATGGAGCAGATCAAGCAGTTCCAGCCTGGATTCACTTTAGGTGAAACGGCTGTTTCTTACAAAAAGGTTGATGAGGAGTGGTTTGAAGTGGTAACCAACAAAGGTACTGTTCATAGATGTAAAGCGATTGCTATTGCAGGTGGATTGGGAACTTTTGAGCCTAGAAAACCTACTTTCGAAAATGTAGCTGATTATGAAGAAAAAGGTCTTGAATATTTCGTTAAAGAGCCTGAGCACTTCAGAAATAAAAAAGTAGTAATTGCCGGAGGTGGAGATTCTGCCCTTGACTGGAGTATCTTCCTTTCTAACGTAGCAAGTGAAGTCACTTTGATTCACAGAAGAAATGAGTTCAGAGGAGCTTTGGATTCTGTAGAAAAAGTTCAGGATCTGAAAAACGAAGGGAAAATTAAATTAATTACTCCTGCTGAAGTTACCGGTATCAGAGGTGATGGAAAAGTAGAAGCCATCACTGTACAGAAAGATGGTGAGGATGCTTTTGAAATTGAAACAGATTACTTCATTCCATTATTCGGATTGACTCCAAAATTAGGGGAGATTGGAAACTGGGGATTAAATATTGAGAAGAATGCGATTGTGGTGAACAACGCTCTAGATTATCAGACTAACATCGACGGTATTTACGCAATTGGAGATATCAATACATATCCTGGTAAATTGAAGTTAATTCTTTGTGGTTTCCATGAGGCTACTTTAATGTGTCAGAGTGTTTATAACAGACTGAATCCTGGTAAAAAATTCGTATTAAAATATACAACCGTAAGTGGAGTAGACGGATTTGACGGAAGCCGTAAAGAAGCAGAGAAGGCTGTTGTGAAAAAAATTGACTAA
- a CDS encoding 2Fe-2S iron-sulfur cluster-binding protein, translating to MSDINIKITDREGVTHDVIAPTDMSMNLMEIIRSYELAEEGTIGVCGGMAMCASCQVYVINDPGLEPMGDEEDAMLAEAFHVKDNSRLGCQLHIADAMEGLEVEIAPYP from the coding sequence ATGTCAGATATTAATATTAAAATCACCGACAGAGAAGGTGTAACCCACGATGTTATTGCTCCAACGGATATGTCCATGAACTTAATGGAAATTATCCGTTCTTATGAATTGGCTGAAGAAGGTACTATTGGTGTATGCGGCGGAATGGCGATGTGTGCTTCATGCCAGGTTTATGTAATCAATGATCCTGGTCTTGAACCCATGGGCGATGAAGAAGATGCCATGCTTGCTGAAGCTTTCCACGTGAAAGATAACAGCCGATTAGGTTGCCAGTTGCATATTGCAGATGCCATGGAAGGGCTTGAAGTGGAAATTGCTCCTTATCCTTAG